TCCACCGGAAGCGTCACCGCCGCCACCACCCGATGGCATGACAACACCACCGCCACCGGAAGAACTGTCGTCATCACTGCCTGAGGACATGGAATTGTCCATTCCTCCGCCCTCATAAGAAATATCAATTGCTCCTGCATTCAAGTTTTTAAACTGGTCTGCCACATCTTCCTGTCCGCCTTTTCCAATTGCAATTACCATTACGATTGTAGCTGCACCGACGATAATACCAATAGATGTCATAATCGCCTTAAATTTATTCTGGGTGATATTAATCCAGACCAGCCTTAATAATTCTTTTCCTCTCATTCAGATGTCACCTGACTTTCTATCAGAACCGTCTGACCTTCTTCTAATCCAGACTGAATTTCTACGTTGATACCGTCTGAAAATCCTGTCGTCACCTCTACTTTCTCAATCGATCCATCGTCATCTTTTACATCCACGTAAGATGTTGTTCCATCCTTTATAATTGCTTTATTAGATACATATAAAACATCTTCTACCTGCTTTGTGATAAAGGTAACGTTTCCGGTCATATCGGAGTACACATCCGAGGTGTCTCCGGTGAATATTACAGTAACGTTGTAGGAGACTGTGGACGAGCCACTTGAGGTAGAGGTATCAATACTTTCTACGGTTCCGCCATAAACCACATCCTCGTATGCTGTCAGTTCAATATTTACAGTATCTCCGATTGCCACATTTGAAATATCCTCCTGGGAAACCGAAACCGTCATCGTAACAGCGTCCGCATCTGCAAATTCTGCAACCGCCGTATCGGATGATAAATCATCTCCCGCCTCATATCCGACTGACAAAATGCTTCCGGAATACTCTGCATAAATGGTGCCATCGCCGATAAAACTTTCAAATTCATCTAGTGCTTCCTTGGCATCGTCAAGTGCATCCTGCGCATCATCCACATCATCTGTTATTCCATTGACATCAACCGAGTAAAGACTAGATGCATTATTGTAATTTAACATTGCTTCCTGATAGGTCTTTTCAGCTTCAATTGATTTTGTGGTCTGGTTATTCTGTGCAGACTGAAGTTTTATCACGAGAGAATTATAATTACTCTGTTCTTCAGATAACTCAGAACTTAAATCCTCACCTGCTGCAATTCTCGCCTGATAATCAGCAATTTTTGCTGCAGATTCATCGACCGCTTCCTGCGCATTATCCACATTTTCCTGCAATTCGGCAAGAGTTGCTTCATATTCCGCCTTTGCAACGGAGCCTTCTGCTATATTCGAATCATACGTATACTGTGCATCTAACTTCTG
Above is a genomic segment from Roseburia sp. 831b containing:
- a CDS encoding efflux RND transporter periplasmic adaptor subunit: MKAGKKIKAAVAGICAVAVAGTGISVWAYQSKSSNDTETVYKETTVESGNLTVGVTESGSVTIGTLTQEIDFDETSSSTNSNNSSTSSAGNTTGTGGNSAGTGSAAGAGSSAGSSSSSGVGSSSGSSSSASLEVEEVYVTVGQNVSEGDPLLKITDESVEEYRQVLEAAVSTASASLTSAKLSAAEQKLDAQYTYDSNIAEGSVAKAEYEATLAELQENVDNAQEAVDESAAKIADYQARIAAGEDLSSELSEEQSNYNSLVIKLQSAQNNQTTKSIEAEKTYQEAMLNYNNASSLYSVDVNGITDDVDDAQDALDDAKEALDEFESFIGDGTIYAEYSGSILSVGYEAGDDLSSDTAVAEFADADAVTMTVSVSQEDISNVAIGDTVNIELTAYEDVVYGGTVESIDTSTSSGSSTVSYNVTVIFTGDTSDVYSDMTGNVTFITKQVEDVLYVSNKAIIKDGTTSYVDVKDDDGSIEKVEVTTGFSDGINVEIQSGLEEGQTVLIESQVTSE